A section of the Pseudomonas sp. Q1-7 genome encodes:
- a CDS encoding MBOAT family O-acyltransferase codes for MVFASLEFLILFLPAFMLVYALAGAGGRNHVLLLGSWLFYGWLSPAFLLLHVLLTGVGWLGGLLVERSGDPARLLRIRLLAGLIALNVLVLCWYKYANILAATFNELLVTQGALPFEWQKVALPAGLSFIVLQVISYLVDVHRRVVPVERSFANFATYLAMFGHSIAGPIIRYDWVRQELNQRYFNRQNFALGSRRFMIGMSMKVLVADSLSPLVAVAFAQESPSFVDAWIGCLAYSLQLFFDFAGYSAMAIGLGLMLGFHFPENFNRPYWARNIQDFWRRWHISLSSWLRDYLYIGLGGNRLGTWKTYRNLFLIMAIGGLWHGGDSWNYVMWGAAHGLALCVDRAWSRAGLPDLPAWLAHSVTLLFVCLAWTLFRAPDFATALNLYAGQFGLHGFALGAPLAATLRPAHGIAAALGVLCLILPLYQARAEARFGEVALFRVVGALWPVLGFLLSFALIASRETVPFLYFQF; via the coding sequence ATGGTCTTCGCTTCCCTGGAATTCCTCATCCTGTTCCTGCCGGCGTTCATGCTGGTCTACGCACTTGCCGGGGCGGGGGGGCGCAACCACGTGCTGCTGCTGGGCAGCTGGTTGTTCTACGGCTGGCTGAGCCCGGCCTTCCTGCTGCTGCATGTGCTGCTGACGGGGGTGGGCTGGCTCGGCGGCCTGCTGGTCGAGCGCAGCGGCGACCCGGCGCGCCTGTTGCGTATCCGCCTGCTGGCGGGGCTGATCGCCCTCAACGTGCTGGTGCTGTGCTGGTACAAGTACGCCAACATCCTCGCCGCCACCTTCAACGAGCTGTTGGTCACCCAGGGCGCGCTGCCGTTCGAGTGGCAGAAGGTCGCCCTGCCGGCGGGCCTGTCGTTCATCGTCCTGCAGGTGATTTCCTACCTGGTGGACGTGCACCGCCGGGTGGTGCCGGTGGAGCGCAGCTTCGCCAACTTCGCCACCTACCTGGCGATGTTCGGCCATTCCATCGCCGGGCCGATCATCCGCTACGACTGGGTGCGCCAGGAGCTCAACCAGCGATATTTCAACCGGCAGAATTTCGCCCTCGGCTCGCGCCGCTTCATGATCGGCATGAGCATGAAGGTGCTGGTGGCCGACAGCCTGTCGCCGCTGGTGGCCGTGGCCTTCGCCCAGGAGTCGCCGTCCTTCGTCGATGCCTGGATCGGCTGCCTGGCCTACTCGCTGCAGCTGTTCTTCGATTTCGCCGGCTACAGCGCCATGGCCATCGGCCTGGGCCTGATGCTCGGCTTCCACTTCCCGGAGAACTTCAACCGGCCCTACTGGGCGCGCAACATCCAGGATTTCTGGCGGCGCTGGCACATTTCGTTGTCGAGCTGGCTGCGCGATTACCTCTACATCGGCCTGGGCGGCAATCGCCTGGGCACCTGGAAGACCTACCGCAACCTGTTCCTGATCATGGCCATCGGCGGCCTCTGGCACGGCGGCGACAGCTGGAACTACGTGATGTGGGGCGCGGCCCACGGCCTGGCGCTGTGCGTCGACCGCGCCTGGAGCCGCGCCGGCCTGCCGGACCTGCCGGCCTGGCTGGCGCACAGTGTGACCCTGCTGTTCGTCTGCCTGGCCTGGACCCTGTTCCGCGCGCCGGACTTCGCCACGGCGCTGAACCTGTACGCCGGGCAGTTCGGCCTGCACGGCTTCGCCCTCGGCGCCCCCCTGGCGGCGACCTTGCGTCCGGCCCACGGCATTGCCGCGGCGCTGGGCGTGCTCTGCCTGATCCTGCCGCTCTACCAGGCGCGCGCCGAAGCCCGCTTCGGCGAGGTGGCGCTGTTCCGCGTGGTCGGCGCGCTGTGGCCGGTACTCGGTTTCCTGCTGTCGTTCGCCCTGATCGCCAGCCGCGAAACCGTGCCCTTCCTCTACTTCCAGTTCTAG
- a CDS encoding alginate O-acetyltransferase AlgX-related protein encodes MSKKDDSLAPVPPSQMMIRLSPLVGAVMFTFLFFGLACSFWALFVSGAIQLMPAKVDWNAIRKGEITHHIARELAHVPFAQQAADLERAASWLAIGDTGSRVRQGCPGWLFLTDELKVHPHAAAHAEARAAKVRAVRDYLASRNIRLLVVLVPDKSRIAADRLCAIPRSAGFAGRAVQWQAALQGAGIPVLNLAEVLGPLGSAAYLRTDSHWNETGAEAAARAVAGRVAALGVTATPAKAVRRTREAPAVRPGDLVRLAGLDWLPAALQPAQERVASTLFSSVEATDDALSEDDLFGDSQLPNVALIGTSFSRNSNFVPFLEQALGASLGNFAKDGGEFSGAAKDYLASPAFKQTPPELLIWEIPERDLQSPYEDDIVLPQG; translated from the coding sequence ATGTCGAAGAAAGACGACTCCCTGGCACCGGTGCCGCCCAGCCAGATGATGATCCGCCTCAGCCCGCTGGTCGGGGCGGTGATGTTCACCTTCCTGTTCTTCGGCCTGGCCTGCAGCTTCTGGGCGCTGTTCGTCAGCGGTGCGATCCAGCTGATGCCGGCGAAGGTTGACTGGAACGCCATCCGCAAGGGTGAGATCACCCACCATATCGCCCGGGAACTGGCCCACGTGCCCTTCGCCCAACAGGCCGCCGACTTGGAGCGGGCGGCCAGTTGGCTGGCCATTGGTGACACCGGCAGCCGCGTGCGCCAGGGGTGTCCCGGCTGGCTGTTCCTCACCGACGAGCTGAAGGTGCATCCCCACGCCGCCGCCCATGCCGAGGCCCGCGCGGCCAAGGTCCGCGCGGTGCGCGACTACCTGGCGAGCCGGAACATCCGCCTGCTGGTGGTGCTGGTGCCGGACAAGAGCCGCATCGCCGCCGACCGGCTGTGCGCCATCCCGCGCTCCGCCGGCTTCGCCGGGCGCGCGGTGCAATGGCAGGCCGCCTTGCAGGGCGCCGGCATCCCGGTGCTGAATCTGGCCGAGGTGCTGGGCCCGTTGGGCAGCGCGGCTTACCTGCGCACCGACAGCCACTGGAACGAGACCGGCGCCGAGGCGGCCGCCCGCGCGGTGGCCGGCCGTGTCGCCGCGCTGGGCGTCACCGCGACACCGGCCAAGGCCGTCCGGCGCACCCGGGAAGCGCCGGCCGTGCGCCCCGGCGACCTGGTGCGCCTGGCCGGACTCGACTGGCTGCCCGCGGCGCTGCAGCCGGCGCAGGAGCGCGTCGCCAGTACGCTGTTCAGCAGCGTGGAAGCGACGGACGACGCCCTCAGCGAAGATGATCTGTTCGGCGACAGCCAGTTGCCCAACGTTGCGCTGATCGGCACCTCCTTCTCGCGCAACTCGAACTTCGTGCCCTTCCTCGAACAGGCCCTGGGCGCCAGCCTGGGCAACTTCGCCAAGGACGGCGGCGAATTCTCCGGCGCCGCGAAGGACTACCTGGCCAGCCCGGCGTTCAAGCAGACGCCACCGGAGCTGCTGATCTGGGAAATCCCCGAACGCGACCTGCAATCGCCGTACGAGGACGACATCGTCCTGCCGCAGGGGTAG
- the mmsB gene encoding 3-hydroxyisobutyrate dehydrogenase: MSKIAFIGLGHMGLPMARNLLKAGHELKVYDLVQAAVDELAAEGARPARDARDAVGDAQVVITMLPASRHVEGLLLGEGGLLESIAAGSLLLECSTIAPESARKVHAAAKARAIELLDAPVSGGTAGAAAGTLTFMVGGEAAALEKARPIFQAMGKNIFHAGPDGAGQVAKVCNNQLLAVQMIGTAESMALGVANGLDPDVLAEIMRQSSGGNWVLERYNPWPGVMPNAPASKDYEGGFMAELMAKDLGLAQETAQHSLSSTPMGALALQLYRLLLKQGKGKKDFSVVQKLFTE, translated from the coding sequence ATGAGCAAGATCGCCTTTATCGGACTCGGCCACATGGGCCTGCCCATGGCCCGCAACCTGCTCAAGGCCGGCCACGAACTCAAGGTCTACGACCTGGTGCAGGCCGCCGTCGACGAACTGGCGGCCGAGGGTGCCAGACCCGCGCGGGACGCCCGTGACGCCGTCGGCGATGCCCAGGTGGTCATCACCATGCTGCCGGCCAGCCGGCACGTGGAGGGCCTGCTGCTGGGCGAGGGCGGGCTGCTGGAGTCCATCGCCGCCGGCAGCCTGCTGCTGGAGTGCTCGACCATCGCCCCGGAATCCGCGCGCAAGGTGCACGCAGCGGCCAAGGCGCGCGCTATCGAGCTGCTGGACGCCCCGGTGTCCGGCGGTACCGCCGGGGCGGCGGCAGGCACCCTGACCTTCATGGTGGGTGGCGAGGCGGCGGCCCTGGAAAAGGCCCGGCCGATCTTCCAGGCCATGGGCAAGAACATTTTCCACGCCGGCCCCGACGGTGCCGGCCAGGTGGCCAAGGTGTGCAACAACCAGTTGCTCGCGGTGCAGATGATCGGCACCGCCGAATCCATGGCCCTGGGCGTGGCCAACGGCCTGGACCCGGACGTACTGGCCGAAATCATGCGCCAGAGCTCGGGCGGCAACTGGGTGCTGGAGCGCTACAACCCCTGGCCGGGCGTGATGCCCAACGCTCCGGCGAGCAAGGACTACGAAGGCGGCTTCATGGCCGAACTGATGGCCAAGGACCTGGGCCTGGCCCAGGAAACCGCGCAGCACAGCCTCAGCAGCACCCCCATGGGCGCCCTGGCGCTGCAGCTCTACCGCCTGCTGCTCAAGCAGGGCAAGGGCAAGAAGGATTTCTCGGTGGTGCAGAAGCTGTTCACCGAGTGA
- a CDS encoding enoyl-CoA hydratase/isomerase family protein → MNVSFEERNGLHGARIGIASLDAEASLNALSLPMIEALDDRLRAWADDPEIVCVLLRGNGPKAFCAGGDVRKLVDACREHPGVVPPLAGRFFSDEYRLDHRIHTYPKPLICWAHGHVLGGGMGLMQGASIRIVTPSSRLGMPEINIGLYPDVGGSWFLARLPGRLGLFLGLGAGTINAHDALDLDLADRFLLDDQQDALLAGLVQLNWQDQPDAQLNSLLKALEHEARGQLPEAQWLPRRKRIDALLDVPDLPAAWKALTALQHDSDVPLARAAKTLAAGCPLTAHLVWEQIRRARHLSLADVFRMEYTMSLNCCRHPEFPEGVRARLIDKDNAPRWHWPDVAAIPRTVVEAHFEPVWEGRHPLDDL, encoded by the coding sequence ATGAATGTGAGTTTCGAAGAACGCAACGGCCTGCATGGCGCACGTATCGGCATCGCCAGCCTGGACGCCGAGGCCAGCCTCAACGCCCTCTCCCTGCCGATGATCGAGGCCCTGGACGACCGGCTGCGGGCCTGGGCCGACGACCCGGAGATCGTCTGCGTGCTGCTGCGCGGCAATGGCCCCAAGGCCTTCTGCGCCGGCGGCGACGTGCGCAAGCTGGTGGACGCCTGCCGCGAGCACCCCGGTGTGGTGCCGCCGCTCGCTGGCCGCTTCTTCTCCGATGAGTACCGCCTCGATCACCGCATCCACACCTATCCCAAACCGCTGATCTGCTGGGCCCACGGCCATGTGCTGGGCGGCGGCATGGGCCTGATGCAAGGCGCCTCGATTCGCATCGTCACCCCCTCCAGCCGCCTCGGCATGCCGGAAATCAACATCGGACTCTATCCCGACGTCGGCGGCAGCTGGTTCCTCGCCCGGCTGCCGGGCAGGCTCGGTCTGTTCCTCGGCCTGGGCGCCGGCACCATCAACGCCCACGACGCCCTGGACCTGGACCTGGCCGATCGCTTCCTCCTCGACGACCAGCAGGACGCCCTGTTGGCCGGCCTGGTCCAGCTCAACTGGCAGGACCAGCCCGACGCCCAGCTCAACAGCCTGCTCAAGGCCCTGGAACACGAAGCCCGCGGCCAGTTGCCGGAAGCCCAGTGGCTGCCCCGGCGCAAGCGCATCGACGCGCTGCTGGATGTGCCCGACCTGCCCGCCGCCTGGAAGGCCCTGACCGCCCTGCAGCACGACAGCGACGTGCCCCTGGCGCGCGCGGCCAAGACCCTGGCCGCCGGCTGCCCGCTCACGGCCCACCTGGTCTGGGAGCAGATTCGCCGGGCCAGGCACCTGTCCCTCGCCGACGTGTTCCGCATGGAATACACCATGAGCCTGAACTGCTGCCGCCACCCGGAGTTCCCCGAAGGCGTGCGCGCCCGGCTGATCGACAAGGACAACGCGCCGCGCTGGCACTGGCCGGACGTGGCGGCCATTCCCCGCACGGTGGTGGAAGCCCATTTCGAGCCGGTGTGGGAAGGCCGGCACCCGCTGGACGATCTCTGA
- a CDS encoding enoyl-CoA hydratase — MTTAVEPYQPGVFDLTHKLTVEKHGHTALITINHPPANTWDRESLIGLKQLIEHLNRDDDIYALVVTGQGQKFFSAGADLNLFADGDKARAREMARRFGEAFEALRDFRGVSIAAINGYAMGGGLECALACDIRIAERQAQMALPEATVGLLPCAGGTQALSWLVGEGWAKRMILCGERLDAETALRIGLVEQVVDSGEARGTALLLAAKVARQSPVAVRTIKPLIQGARARGPNSWLPEERERFVDLFDAEDTREGVNAFLEKRDPHWRNK, encoded by the coding sequence ATGACCACCGCCGTCGAACCCTACCAACCCGGCGTCTTCGACCTGACCCACAAACTCACCGTGGAGAAGCACGGCCATACCGCGCTGATCACCATCAACCACCCGCCGGCCAACACCTGGGACCGCGAGTCGCTGATCGGTCTCAAGCAACTGATCGAGCACCTCAACCGCGACGACGATATCTACGCGCTGGTGGTGACCGGCCAGGGGCAGAAGTTCTTCAGCGCCGGCGCCGACCTCAACCTGTTCGCCGACGGCGACAAGGCCCGCGCCCGCGAAATGGCCCGCCGCTTCGGCGAGGCCTTCGAGGCCCTGCGCGATTTTCGCGGTGTATCCATCGCCGCGATCAACGGCTACGCCATGGGTGGCGGCCTGGAATGCGCCCTGGCCTGCGACATCCGCATCGCCGAGCGCCAGGCACAGATGGCCCTGCCGGAAGCCACCGTGGGCCTGCTGCCCTGTGCCGGCGGCACCCAGGCGCTGTCCTGGCTGGTGGGCGAAGGCTGGGCCAAGCGCATGATCCTCTGCGGCGAACGGCTGGACGCCGAAACCGCCCTGCGTATCGGCCTGGTGGAGCAGGTGGTGGACAGCGGCGAAGCCCGTGGCACCGCCCTGCTGCTGGCCGCCAAGGTGGCGCGGCAGAGCCCGGTGGCGGTGCGCACCATCAAGCCGCTGATCCAGGGTGCCCGTGCGCGTGGGCCGAACAGCTGGCTGCCGGAAGAACGCGAACGCTTCGTCGACCTGTTCGACGCCGAGGACACCCGCGAAGGCGTCAACGCCTTCCTGGAAAAGCGCGACCCGCACTGGCGCAACAAATGA
- a CDS encoding isobutyryl-CoA dehydrogenase → MNFDLTEEQRLLVDSARAFASHELAPHAADWDRGHHFPLEVIRRAAEQGYLALYIGEEDGGLGLSRLSASLIFEQLAAGCVATTAYLTIHNMAAWMLASFGDAKLKARWLPGLIDGELLASYCLTEPDAGSDAARLRTRARRDGDHYVLDGSKCFISGAGSTQVLIVMARTGEDGAKGISCFLVPADAEGVRYGRNEDKMGWRAQPTRTITFEGVRIPVGNRIGPEGQGFVYAMKGLDGGRLNIASCSLGAAQAALEQSLRYVEERKQFGKPLAEFQALQFKLADMLTALTASRQMVRLAAHRLDQRHAEAGLYCAMAKRFATDQCFELCNEALQLHGGYGYLNDYPLERWVRDTRVHQILEGTNEIMRVIIARRLLEQGGALDRLL, encoded by the coding sequence ATGAATTTCGACCTCACCGAAGAACAACGCCTGCTGGTGGACAGTGCCCGCGCCTTCGCCAGCCACGAACTGGCGCCCCATGCCGCCGACTGGGACCGCGGGCACCACTTCCCCCTGGAGGTGATCCGCCGCGCCGCCGAGCAGGGCTACCTGGCCCTCTACATCGGCGAGGAGGACGGCGGACTGGGCCTGTCCCGACTCTCCGCCTCGCTGATCTTCGAGCAACTGGCGGCCGGCTGCGTAGCCACCACCGCCTACCTGACCATCCACAACATGGCCGCCTGGATGCTCGCCTCGTTCGGCGACGCGAAGCTCAAGGCCCGTTGGCTGCCCGGCTTGATCGACGGCGAGTTGCTGGCGTCCTATTGCCTGACCGAGCCCGACGCCGGCTCCGACGCCGCCCGCCTGCGCACCCGCGCCCGCCGCGACGGCGACCACTATGTGCTGGACGGCAGCAAGTGCTTCATTTCCGGCGCCGGCAGCACCCAGGTGCTGATCGTCATGGCGCGCACGGGCGAGGACGGCGCCAAGGGCATCTCCTGCTTCCTCGTGCCGGCCGACGCCGAAGGCGTCCGCTATGGTCGCAACGAGGACAAGATGGGCTGGCGCGCCCAACCCACCCGCACCATCACCTTCGAAGGCGTGCGCATTCCCGTCGGCAACCGCATCGGCCCGGAAGGCCAGGGCTTCGTCTACGCCATGAAGGGCCTGGACGGTGGCCGCCTGAACATCGCCAGCTGCTCCCTCGGGGCCGCCCAGGCTGCCCTGGAGCAGAGCCTGCGCTACGTGGAAGAACGCAAGCAGTTCGGCAAGCCCCTGGCCGAGTTCCAGGCGCTGCAGTTCAAACTCGCCGACATGCTCACCGCCCTCACCGCCAGCCGGCAGATGGTGCGCCTGGCCGCCCATCGTCTGGACCAACGCCACGCCGAGGCCGGCCTCTACTGCGCCATGGCCAAGCGCTTCGCCACCGACCAGTGCTTCGAACTCTGCAACGAGGCCCTGCAGCTCCACGGCGGTTACGGCTACCTGAACGACTATCCTCTGGAACGCTGGGTGCGGGATACCCGCGTGCACCAGATCCTGGAAGGCACCAACGAAATCATGCGCGTGATCATCGCGCGCCGTTTACTGGAACAGGGCGGCGCCCTGGACCGCCTCTTGTAA
- a CDS encoding CoA-acylating methylmalonate-semialdehyde dehydrogenase, which produces MAKTIPQLIDGEWRESRARELIEVTDPATQEVLALAPKATAEEIEAAVASAKLAFQTWREVPVPERARMMLRYQQLLKDHHDELAELLASETGKTFADAKGDVWRGIEVAEHAANVASLMMGETVENVAREIDTASWVQPLGVCVGITPFNFPAMIPLWMFPLAIACGNTFVLKPSEQDPLTPNRLAELFLEAGAPKGVLQVIHGGREQVDALLTHPDVRAISFVGSVPVGQHIYRTGTAHLKRVQAFAGAKNHMVVLPDAHKDQVLSNLVGASCGAAGQRCMAISVAVFVGEARAWIPELAAQMAELRPGHWKDAHSAFGPLISQQARQRVLRLIAEGKAEGAECLLDGSQCQVPGYPNGNWLGPTLFRGVTAKMGLYREEIFGPVLICMEVDSLEEAIALVNANPYGNGTSLFTRSGGAARHFQHAVEVGQVGINVPIPVPLPFFSFTGWKGSFYGDLHAYGKQAVRFYTETKTVTSRWFDDAPVSGPNMTIHLK; this is translated from the coding sequence ATGGCCAAGACCATCCCGCAACTGATCGACGGCGAGTGGCGCGAAAGCCGCGCCCGCGAGCTGATCGAAGTGACCGACCCGGCGACCCAGGAAGTCCTCGCGCTGGCCCCCAAGGCCACGGCCGAGGAAATCGAGGCCGCCGTCGCCAGCGCCAAGCTAGCCTTCCAGACCTGGCGCGAGGTGCCGGTCCCGGAGCGCGCACGGATGATGCTGCGCTACCAGCAACTGCTCAAGGATCACCACGACGAACTGGCCGAACTGCTCGCCAGCGAGACCGGCAAGACCTTCGCCGATGCCAAGGGCGACGTCTGGCGCGGCATCGAAGTGGCCGAGCACGCCGCCAACGTGGCCAGCCTGATGATGGGCGAGACAGTGGAGAACGTCGCCCGCGAGATCGACACCGCCAGTTGGGTGCAGCCCCTCGGTGTCTGCGTCGGCATCACCCCCTTCAATTTCCCGGCGATGATCCCGCTGTGGATGTTTCCCCTGGCCATCGCCTGCGGCAACACCTTCGTCCTCAAGCCGTCCGAACAGGACCCGCTGACCCCCAACCGCCTTGCCGAGCTGTTCCTCGAAGCCGGCGCGCCCAAGGGGGTGCTGCAGGTGATCCACGGCGGCCGCGAGCAGGTGGACGCCCTGCTCACCCACCCGGACGTGCGTGCCATTTCCTTCGTCGGCTCGGTGCCAGTGGGCCAGCACATCTACCGCACCGGCACCGCCCACCTGAAGCGGGTGCAGGCCTTCGCCGGCGCCAAGAACCACATGGTGGTGCTGCCCGACGCCCACAAGGACCAGGTGCTGAGCAACCTGGTGGGCGCCAGTTGCGGCGCCGCCGGCCAGCGCTGCATGGCCATCAGCGTGGCGGTTTTCGTCGGCGAGGCGCGGGCGTGGATTCCCGAGCTGGCCGCGCAGATGGCCGAGCTGCGTCCCGGCCACTGGAAGGACGCCCATTCCGCCTTCGGCCCGCTGATCAGCCAGCAGGCCCGCCAGCGGGTGTTGCGGCTGATCGCCGAAGGCAAGGCGGAAGGTGCCGAATGCCTGCTGGACGGTTCCCAGTGCCAGGTGCCGGGCTATCCCAACGGCAACTGGCTCGGCCCCACCCTGTTCCGCGGCGTGACCGCGAAGATGGGCCTGTACCGCGAGGAAATCTTCGGGCCGGTGCTGATCTGCATGGAGGTGGACAGCCTGGAAGAGGCCATCGCACTGGTCAACGCCAACCCCTACGGCAACGGCACCAGCCTGTTCACCCGTTCCGGCGGCGCCGCGCGGCACTTCCAGCACGCGGTGGAAGTCGGCCAGGTGGGCATCAACGTGCCGATTCCGGTGCCCCTGCCCTTCTTCTCCTTCACCGGCTGGAAGGGCTCCTTCTATGGCGACCTGCATGCCTACGGCAAGCAGGCGGTGCGCTTCTACACCGAGACCAAGACCGTCACCAGCCGCTGGTTCGACGACGCCCCGGTGAGCGGACCGAACATGACCATCCACCTGAAGTAA
- a CDS encoding AraC family transcriptional regulator, translated as MSRSVETSNWPLPANGVRFTTPPRLRRLLARHPLTSACYPLALGYYPEALGHRMERHAPADHLLVYCRSGQGWLECGDGRFEVAGGDLLLLPKGRLHAYGADARRPWSIYWVHFEGELVEDYLRPLGQSVLHRIGVQPRLLADFDALLGLRKQGLNLPHFVHASHQLQTLLTSLAVLPVRGYLKSGRVLDVDAVQAVMRAHLHDSLNLDQLAAQFKLSRFHFAKTYRALTGHAPIQDFIQLKMAHACRLLDEGDQGVKQIAEQLGYEDVYYFSRLFRKVVGMAPSHYRALHQG; from the coding sequence ATGAGCCGCTCCGTGGAAACCTCCAACTGGCCGCTGCCGGCCAATGGCGTGCGCTTCACCACGCCGCCCCGCCTGCGGCGTCTGTTGGCGCGTCACCCCTTGACTTCGGCCTGTTATCCCCTGGCGCTGGGCTACTACCCGGAAGCCCTGGGGCACCGCATGGAGCGCCATGCGCCGGCGGACCACCTGCTGGTCTACTGCCGTTCCGGGCAGGGCTGGCTGGAGTGCGGGGATGGACGATTCGAGGTGGCGGGTGGCGACCTGTTGCTGCTGCCCAAGGGCCGCCTCCACGCCTATGGCGCGGACGCCCGGCGCCCCTGGAGCATCTACTGGGTGCATTTCGAGGGAGAGCTGGTGGAGGACTACCTGCGTCCCCTGGGCCAGTCCGTCCTGCATCGGATCGGTGTGCAGCCGCGCCTGCTGGCGGACTTCGATGCCCTGCTGGGGCTGCGCAAGCAGGGGCTGAACCTGCCGCACTTCGTGCATGCCAGCCACCAGTTGCAGACCCTGCTGACGTCCCTGGCGGTGCTGCCGGTGCGTGGCTACCTGAAGTCCGGGCGGGTGCTGGATGTGGACGCGGTACAGGCGGTGATGCGCGCCCACCTGCACGACAGCCTCAACCTCGACCAACTGGCGGCGCAGTTCAAGCTGTCGCGTTTCCACTTCGCCAAGACCTACCGCGCCCTGACCGGCCATGCGCCGATCCAGGACTTCATCCAGTTGAAGATGGCCCATGCCTGCCGGCTGCTGGACGAGGGCGACCAGGGGGTGAAGCAGATCGCCGAGCAGTTGGGTTACGAGGACGTCTATTACTTTTCGCGGTTGTTCAGGAAGGTGGTGGGCATGGCGCCCAGTCACTACCGGGCGCTGCACCAGGGATGA
- a CDS encoding HDOD domain-containing protein, protein MDNRHDRVKLALYEHFLKEAGALPPMPETSAHLRRLPGSGAPAHEQAAALLEGRPDLAGRLLEFAGLPLLGHIHPGTGLLDVVRQLNARRLANLVLAFELRNLFEGDEPSLRKVFTKRWNLSLQRAALSAGLAQHLPHLDVEDALLAGLLQDVGCLPLLKELHRWPQVSRLEVDLQRLCEQLSAELGDLLLGAWKLPASLQDCARLRRDWCRQHKGPVDLADVVQVASQLLEEPRDDNRLARLPAYQRMELPAPQVLRADLAEVAALWLKLLGGRPLTAEA, encoded by the coding sequence ATGGACAATCGTCACGACAGGGTGAAACTCGCGCTCTACGAGCACTTTCTCAAGGAGGCCGGTGCGTTGCCGCCAATGCCCGAAACCTCCGCGCACCTGCGCCGCTTGCCGGGTAGCGGCGCGCCCGCCCACGAACAGGCTGCTGCCCTGCTGGAAGGCCGTCCCGACCTGGCCGGGCGCCTGCTGGAATTCGCCGGCCTGCCGCTGCTCGGCCATATCCACCCTGGCACCGGCCTGCTGGACGTAGTCCGGCAACTCAACGCGCGGCGCCTGGCCAACCTGGTGCTGGCCTTCGAGCTGCGGAACCTCTTCGAGGGCGACGAACCCAGCCTGCGCAAGGTCTTCACCAAGCGCTGGAACCTCAGTCTGCAACGGGCCGCGCTCAGCGCCGGCCTGGCCCAGCACCTGCCCCACCTGGACGTGGAAGACGCCCTGCTGGCCGGCCTGCTGCAGGATGTCGGCTGTCTGCCGCTGCTCAAGGAACTGCACCGGTGGCCGCAGGTGTCGCGCCTGGAGGTCGACCTGCAGCGACTGTGCGAGCAGCTTTCCGCCGAGCTGGGCGACCTGCTGCTGGGGGCCTGGAAGCTGCCGGCGAGCCTGCAGGACTGCGCCCGCCTGCGCCGCGACTGGTGTCGCCAGCACAAGGGTCCGGTGGACCTGGCGGACGTGGTGCAGGTCGCCAGCCAGTTGCTGGAAGAACCCCGCGACGACAACCGCCTGGCCAGGCTGCCCGCCTACCAGCGCATGGAACTGCCGGCGCCCCAGGTCCTGCGCGCGGACCTGGCCGAAGTGGCGGCGCTGTGGCTCAAACTGTTGGGCGGTCGCCCCCTCACAGCGGAGGCATGA
- the ung gene encoding uracil-DNA glycosylase gives MTESDDRIKLEASWKEALRDEFDKPYMKALGDFLRQEKAAGKVIFPPGPLIFNALNSTPLEQVKVVIIGQDPYHGPGQAHGLCFSVQPGVPAPPSLQNIYKELKRDLNIDMPSHGYLQSWAEQGVLLLNTSLTVEQARAGSHAAAGWHHFTDKVIEVVSQQRPNLVFLLWGAHAQSKERLIDPTKHLILKSAHPSPLSAYRGFLGNGHFGRCNKFLAQHGLGPIDWRLPEL, from the coding sequence ATGACTGAAAGCGACGACCGGATCAAGCTCGAAGCGAGCTGGAAAGAAGCCCTGCGGGACGAGTTCGACAAGCCCTACATGAAGGCCCTGGGCGATTTCCTGCGCCAGGAAAAGGCCGCCGGAAAGGTGATCTTCCCGCCGGGACCGTTGATCTTCAACGCACTGAACTCCACCCCCCTGGAACAGGTGAAGGTGGTGATCATCGGCCAGGACCCGTACCACGGTCCGGGCCAGGCCCATGGCCTGTGCTTCTCGGTGCAACCGGGCGTGCCGGCACCGCCGTCGCTGCAGAACATCTACAAGGAACTCAAGCGCGACCTGAACATCGACATGCCGTCCCACGGCTACCTGCAGTCCTGGGCGGAGCAGGGCGTGCTGCTGCTCAACACCTCCCTCACGGTCGAACAGGCCCGCGCCGGTTCCCATGCCGCCGCCGGCTGGCATCACTTCACCGACAAGGTGATCGAAGTGGTCAGCCAGCAGCGGCCGAACCTGGTGTTCCTGCTCTGGGGGGCCCATGCCCAGAGCAAGGAGCGGCTGATCGACCCCACCAAGCATCTGATCCTGAAGTCGGCGCACCCGTCGCCGCTGTCGGCCTACCGGGGTTTCCTCGGCAACGGCCATTTCGGCCGCTGCAACAAGTTCCTCGCCCAGCACGGCCTGGGTCCGATCGACTGGCGCCTGCCCGAGCTCTGA